One Myxococcales bacterium DNA segment encodes these proteins:
- a CDS encoding TIGR00282 family metallophosphoesterase, whose product MRILVVGDIFGRPGRQIFHDLLPGLIHQHRVDFVIANGENASGGRGITSKNADEILQSPVNVLTTGNHIWEHDSIKPYFETHPILRPHNVDSALPGKGWGVFTSSSGCRVCVVSLQGCVFMDDKGMKAMNPFQSMDTLLKEISPISDIIIVDFHAEATSEKRALAWHLDGRVSALLGTHTHVQTADEEILPNGTAYISDIGMTGPHASVIGLAKEVAILKFLTGEKKKFKVAEEGLALNAVLCEFSIQTGKALSIERVRATN is encoded by the coding sequence ATCAGGATTCTTGTTGTAGGAGATATATTCGGAAGACCGGGGCGGCAGATCTTTCACGATTTGCTTCCCGGCCTTATTCATCAACACCGTGTGGACTTTGTCATTGCCAATGGCGAAAACGCGTCAGGCGGGCGAGGTATCACGTCAAAAAACGCCGATGAAATATTGCAGAGCCCTGTTAACGTTCTGACTACTGGCAACCACATATGGGAGCATGATTCTATCAAGCCGTATTTTGAAACCCATCCGATACTTCGTCCGCATAATGTCGATAGTGCGCTCCCTGGTAAGGGATGGGGGGTCTTTACTTCATCCTCAGGCTGCAGGGTCTGCGTCGTCAGCCTGCAGGGATGCGTATTCATGGATGACAAGGGGATGAAGGCGATGAATCCATTTCAATCTATGGATACCTTGTTAAAGGAAATTTCGCCGATTTCAGACATCATCATAGTTGACTTTCATGCCGAGGCGACAAGCGAAAAAAGGGCGCTTGCTTGGCATCTCGATGGAAGGGTAAGCGCCTTGCTCGGAACTCATACCCACGTCCAGACCGCCGATGAAGAGATCCTCCCGAACGGGACCGCCTATATATCCGATATCGGCATGACGGGGCCGCACGCCTCTGTGATAGGGCTTGCCAAAGAGGTAGCAATTTTGAAATTCCTCACCGGTGAGAAGAAGAAGTTCAAGGTTGCGGAGGAAGGTCTGGCACTCAATGCTGTGCTATGTGAATTTTCCATCCAAACAGGCAAGGCCCTCTCCATAGAGAGAGTCAGGGCTACAAACTAG